One genomic segment of Styela clava chromosome 3, kaStyClav1.hap1.2, whole genome shotgun sequence includes these proteins:
- the LOC144411729 gene encoding uncharacterized protein LOC144411729, translating to MMKSTPFLSLIILFLSFAWSREIYSGNDIDLKRLQGVWFLTLGVYDSSWNVLWKCHVVAPFNATENRMGIYSYNLPKNKSQNPHSFTDDLYRDHLGQIWHNQQIEKRWEEIATELYQEQPSVNTKIRPPSEGKDVTKS from the exons ATGATGAAGTCAACTCCTTTTTTGTCTTTGATTATTCTGTTCTTATCGTTCGCATGGAGTCGAGAAATATATTCAGgaaatgatattgatttgaaacgc TTGCAAGGAGTCTGGTTTCTCACACTTGGTGTGTACGACTCGTCCTGGAACGTATTATGGAAGTGTCATGTTGTTGCACCTTTCAACGCAACAGAGAATAGGATGGGTATATACTCATACAACTTACCCAA GAATAAATCACAGAATCCTCACTCCTTTACAGATGATTTATACCGCGACCACCTGGGTCAAATTTGGCATAATCAGCAGATTG AGAAAAGATGGGAAGAGATAGCTACAGAGCTTTATCAAGAACAACCTTCCGTTAACACAAAGATAAGACCTCCTTCTGAAGGTAAAGATGTTACCAAATCATGA